The sequence below is a genomic window from Mesotoga infera.
CCGCATGGAGCGACTCTAGACAAAGACAGTTGCCGTTGTCGGGCAGTTTACGAAGCGAAGAGTCGGCTCGCCACACATTTGATTTTACGAGAAGCGTATTCGGAACTCACCATGTACATTACGGCGCGACCAGTATTCGATGCGAGTCAACGAGAACCCTTTCGTGCTTCTTGTAAGTAAGTTTCGCTAGCGTGCGGTCGCATTAAGAACAGCGCTTTTGCCCTCTAGTAGTCCTGATTAGACGCGACTGGTCGCGCCTCTGTTTTGTCGTTGAGGGTGAATTACATACTAGTGGGGAACAGCATCGAAATGTGTGAAAACAACTGATCAATGGTCCTCATCGATCAAGTATGAGAGAAGGTGAGTCATCTCGGAGCTTACTAGACTCAATTCGGGATTGAAGAGCAAGCTGTTATGAGCCTGGACTTTCAGGATTTCGAAAGCAGTTGGATAGTCGATACATAGGAGGAAAATGTGAGAAACATAGTCATAGTCGGTGCGGGTATTGCAGGTTTGACAGCAGGGATTTACGCTCTCCAAAGCGGATTCGACGTCACTATTTACGAGAGCCACACTATTCCGGGCGGAGCTTCGACAAGCTGGAGAAGGAAGGGGTACATATTCGAAGGTGGAATGCATTGGCTCACCGGCTCATCCCCCGATATACCTCTTAACAGACTCTGGCGGGAAGTTGGCGCTCTAGACGATAGCGTCGCAGTACACTATCGCGATGTGTTTCTCACATTCGAATACGAGGGACAGACAGCACGCCTTTACCGTGATGTGGAGAGACTCCACAATCATCTTATCGAGCTTTCACCTGAGGATGGAAGAGAAATCAGCAAACTATGCTGCGATTTGAAGAGATTCGCAAAGCTCAATATGCCGATGACCGACATCAAGGGATTGAAGACGAAGAAGAAGTCATTCATGTCCCTGGGTACGATCTTGAGGATGCTGCCAGCATTACCCAAAATGCCCTACTATGCAAGACAGTCGGCCAAAGAATATGGCATGAGATACAAGAGCGAACTACTACAGCGCCTGTTCGAGAACATCATAGGCCCCGATTACAGTGCTACTGCCCTGGTTTTCACCCTCGCGACTCTGGCCTCCGGCGACGGCGGCTATCCT
It includes:
- a CDS encoding FAD-dependent oxidoreductase gives rise to the protein MRNIVIVGAGIAGLTAGIYALQSGFDVTIYESHTIPGGASTSWRRKGYIFEGGMHWLTGSSPDIPLNRLWREVGALDDSVAVHYRDVFLTFEYEGQTARLYRDVERLHNHLIELSPEDGREISKLCCDLKRFAKLNMPMTDIKGLKTKKKSFMSLGTILRMLPALPKMPYYARQSAKEYGMRYKSELLQRLFENIIGPDYSATALVFTLATLASGDGGYPEGGSLSMALRMAKKLDILGGKIRYGMRVNTVSVRNGIADGVVVDGELLQSDAVIVTRDTLSAIDDLFDFPIREPWTERMRKVTKPLFNTFICFGIEVDLEGLPERMDFVPMRPLMCGGKEEQVIKICNYAGYEGYAPKGCTAVTSAIIGDT